In a single window of the Haloprofundus halobius genome:
- a CDS encoding DUF7344 domain-containing protein, which yields MAESTERVTNTFSTLADPARRYVLDYLAKQATPVSFDRLTTRVAAWHTDSDPDAVDEATLTEMRTALYHVHLPKLAETGYIEWDADTHTIRRGPHFDEIAPLLQLMADHEDELPAGWP from the coding sequence ATGGCTGAATCGACCGAGAGGGTAACCAACACCTTCAGTACATTGGCAGATCCCGCTCGTCGGTACGTCCTGGACTATCTCGCCAAGCAGGCGACTCCAGTCTCCTTCGACCGTCTCACCACTCGGGTTGCCGCCTGGCACACCGACAGCGACCCGGACGCCGTCGACGAAGCCACCCTCACCGAGATGCGCACGGCTCTGTATCACGTGCACCTACCCAAACTTGCCGAGACGGGCTATATCGAGTGGGACGCGGACACCCACACGATCCGGCGGGGGCCGCATTTCGACGAGATCGCTCCGTTACTCCAGTTGATGGCCGACCACGAAGACGAACTGCCCGCAGGGTGGCCGTAA
- a CDS encoding Lrp/AsnC family transcriptional regulator → MDDSPLDDVDRRILHQLQLDARQTNTEIAEKVDVTSTTVQNRLDKLEGTGVIRGYHPEINYEAAGYPLHVMFVCTVDPNELDSLADQILDVRGVVTTRDLLGGERNVHVEVVAGTAREIEEIRNELAGLGMTINSSEIISETQVQSWDHFYPRTGPDAHQDDDTDDGSVTDQG, encoded by the coding sequence ATGGACGACTCCCCACTCGACGACGTGGACCGGCGCATCTTGCACCAACTCCAGCTCGACGCCCGCCAGACCAATACGGAGATCGCCGAGAAGGTGGATGTGACCTCCACGACGGTTCAGAATCGCCTCGACAAACTCGAAGGGACGGGCGTGATCCGGGGCTACCACCCCGAGATCAACTACGAGGCAGCGGGCTACCCCCTCCATGTCATGTTCGTCTGCACGGTCGATCCGAACGAGCTGGACTCGCTGGCCGACCAGATCCTCGACGTTCGCGGTGTGGTGACCACCCGCGATTTGCTCGGGGGCGAACGGAATGTCCACGTCGAAGTCGTCGCCGGCACGGCCAGGGAGATCGAAGAGATCCGCAACGAACTGGCAGGCTTGGGAATGACGATCAACAGCTCCGAGATTATCTCCGAGACGCAGGTCCAGTCGTGGGACCACTTCTATCCACGGACGGGTCCCGACGCGCACCAGGACGACGACACCGACGACGGATCGGTCACCGATCAAGGATAA